One genomic window of Pecten maximus chromosome 3, xPecMax1.1, whole genome shotgun sequence includes the following:
- the LOC117322773 gene encoding toll-like receptor 7, translating into MAELFSDGASIASIRKFWKQFEVYVCESPPELNGSKVTDIFLTYPEKRDLLICNITEFCPKKCHCYNQPSQGRVVVDCQGQNLTTMPKHLPWGNGDRWQLLLAGNDIQRIENRPYLSRVAELDLSGNPISHIYESAAFVLPSDAKLSIIGNKLSSLPRHFQNRNPSTLVLGRVFILCSCEDLWLRSWLSYHRYEESNTSYICQNLGENEITEADFSPLNCFPDSSNLHIILGSLTGALVVIIAVITGRVFCYPEIYILYRRKIRHVKKSHGFNYDAYISFYDEDRLQRKWVMENLAEYLESRGYSLFIPVRDADLAENREDYLRRKIRRSKNFVIILSEKYFKSTKERQENEEMEEAQRAYSEFEFDVIWKVYKDDMRRNLIIINFDNLSASEICNRWVKACCRVGEIEDFTERKGLLLNSVERKIYPPRSTYANCNVEQSRVNSVTVRDLDS; encoded by the coding sequence ATGGCCGAGCTATTTTCAGACGGGGCATCTATTGCATCTATTAGGAAATTTTGGAAGCAGTTTGAAGTTTATGTTTGTGAAAGTCCACCCGAACTAAACGGTAGTAAAGTGACCGACATTTTCCTGACATACCCAGAAAAACGAGATCTCCTGATATGTAACATTACTGAGTTCTGTCCTAAGAAGTGCCATTGTTATAACCAGCCTAGCCAAGGGCGTGTTGTTGTCGATTGTCAGGGACAGAATCTTACAACGATGCCAAAACATCTGCCTTGGGGCAACGGGGACCGTTGGCAGCTTCTCTTGGCAGGGAACGACATTCAACGGATCGAGAACAGGCCTTATCTTAGTCGTGTTGCTGAATTAGATCTTTCTGGAAATCCAATCTCACACATATATGAAAGCGCAGCATTTGTTTTACCTAGCGATGCAAAACTCAGTATAATTGGAAATAAATTGTCATCTTTACCACGTCACTTCCAGAACAGAAATCCTTCAACTCTAGTTTTGGGACGTGTTTTTATTCTATGTTCTTGTGAGGATTTGTGGTTAAGATCTTGGCTTTCCTACCACCGTTATGAGGAAAGTAACACATCGTACATTTGTCAAAACTTAGGAGAGAATGAAATTACAGAGGCTGATTTTTCTCCGTTAAATTGTTTTCCAGACTCTTCAAATCTTCATATTATTCTGGGCAGTCTGACAGGTGCACTTGTAGTAATTATAGCAGTTATTACAGGCCGGGTGTTTTGCTATCctgaaatatatattctgtatcGCCGGAAAATTCGCCATGTTAAAAAGTCACATGGGTTCAATTATGATGCATACATATCGTTTTATGACGAGGACAGACTTCAACGGAAGTGGGTTATGGAGAACCTTGCTGAATACCTGGAAAGCCGGGGATATTCTTTATTCATTCCTGTACGTGACGCAGACCTCGCCGAAAATAGAGAGGACTATCTCAGGAGGAAAATACGGAGGAGTAAAAATTTCGTTATCATTCTGTCGGAGAAATACTTTAAATCAACCAAAGAACGGCAAGAAAACGAAGAGATGGAAGAAGCACAACGAGCTTATTCTGAATTCGAATTCGATGTGATATGGAAAGTGTACAAAGATGATATGCGACGAAATTTAATCATTATCAACTTTGACAACTTATCAGCCAGTGAAATCTGCAATCGCTGGGTGAAAGCATGCTGTCGTGTTGGAGAAATAGAAGACTTTACTGAAAGAAAAGGCTTGCTTTTGAATAGTGTTGAACGGAAAATTTATCCCCCGCGTTCAACGTATGCTAATTGTAACGTAGAACAAAGTCGAGTGAACTCTGTCACGGTAAGAGATTTAGACAGTTAA
- the LOC117322854 gene encoding A disintegrin and metalloproteinase with thrombospondin motifs gon-1-like — protein MLCPRVTGETSVFMKLNKEESFNDKRFTNDMIGSYTLDNLMMCSSRCTSQALCVSLFYNKYTRLCQTHTVVFKDPTSSLVSVNTSYYYITDGNSVLEPIKDCEDPPTEAGVSWVTGTNYLGSRRQYSCVGARLPRVSDVQCLTTGNWTLMSDFCRDLESCEDVQTCSSTNADATYLLYPPVLGGQGVQIYCHNMAADPKAYVTLFEENMSRNDFSLRTWTFPCSFVDRDGDATAHFNKINVNLEDMSVDRADFTFADTCQETSDRSIPGFGEAAACSFDYAYRDYRQCPAPGVFIINTGGTGLKVRSDCTWSDGGGYGSRVEPVVWSSDGLKVQTTFDGWCGSFKPDTIYLEYSAISDIRGAATTPVCPPNYIYI, from the exons ATGCTATGTCCTCGTGTCACAGGAGAAACGTCGG TCTTTATGAAACTCAATAAAGAAGAATCGTTTAACGACAAACGTTTTACTAATGACATGATTGGAAGCTACACTCTGGACAACTTGATGATGTGTTCATCACGCTGTACATCACAGGCCTTGTGTGTGTCTCTGTTCTATAATAAATACACTCGGTTGTGTCAGACACACACCGTCGTTTTCAAGGATCCCACCTCTTCTTTGGTCAGTGTCAACACCTCTTACTACTACATCACCGACGGCAACAGCGTCCTCGAACCTATTAAAG ACTGTGAAGACCCTCCAACAGAAGCTGGGGTTTCCTGGGTAACAGGGACTAATTACCTTGGTAGCAGACGACAGTACAGCTGTGTAGGCGCCCGTTTACCAAGAGTATCAGATGTACAATGTTTGACTACTGGAAATTGGACTCTGATGTCCGATTTTTGTAGAG ACCTGGAGAGTTGCGAGGACGTCCAGACGTGTAGCAGTACCAACGCTGATGCTACCTACCTGTTATATCCGCCAGTACTCGGGGGTCAGGGAGTGCAGATCTACTGCCATAATATGGCTGCCGATCCCAAAGCCTATGTAACACTGTTTGAGGAGAACATGTCCCGTAATGATTTCTCCTTAAGAACATGGACTTTCCCTTGCTCGTTTGTAGACCGGGATGGTGATGCCACAGCACATTTCAACAAAATCAACGTCAATCTGGAG gACATGTCCGTGGACAGAGCCGATTTCACATTCGCTGACACGTGCCAGGAGACATCAGACCGATCTATCCCTGGGTTCGGAGAGGCCGCCGCTTGCTCCTTTGATTACGCCTACAGGGATTACAGACAGTGTCCTGCTCCCGGTGTCTTCATCATCAATACTGGCGGTACAGGGCTGAAGGTCCGTTCTGAC TGTACCTGGTCTGACGGCGGGGGTTATGGATCGAGGGTAGAGCCGGTCGTGTGGTCTTCTGACGGGCTGAAAGTACAGACGACTTTTGATGGTTGGTGCGGTTCGTTCAAACCCGATACTATATATCTGGAGTATTCCGCTATTTCTG ATATCCGTGGGGCTGCGACTACACCTGTTTGTCCAcctaattacatatatatatag